A single window of Liolophura sinensis isolate JHLJ2023 chromosome 6, CUHK_Ljap_v2, whole genome shotgun sequence DNA harbors:
- the LOC135469105 gene encoding matrilin-2-like codes for MARLLLSLAAFLVTAELSSAASFWDNLKLDCGVSVWSDWGPSVDGYRTRTRQIYRQPQNGGALCPNISETDKDPWIKQTTTEKAATIETNFLLGSGGSSSGRKRRETTVRDRDILFIVDSSGSIDTHEYNTAKTGLANLIGKICGKIGLGPQSNRAALIIFSNKPQEIFDFDDHDNLADVQAAIRNIPHISSSTCTGDALEYAKTMFTLSKGVRRDRDSVKEVVVLTDGGSNCGADAVTKAAELQESKRVFVFAIGDFSPAGRIEMEAMASHPPSKHLFHVGSFLQFQNIVVTVLRYPNNCAPIVIN; via the exons ATGGCCCGACTCTTGTTGTCGTTGGCGGCTTTCCTGGTCACTGCTGAATTGAGCTCAGCCGCCAGTTTTTGGGACAATCTGAAGCTGGATTGCGGCGTATCCGTGTGGTCTGACTGGGGACCTTCTGTCGATGGGTATCGTACCCGCACCCGGCAGATTTACAGACAACCCCAAAATGGTGGTGCCCTGTGCCCTAACATATCTGAAACTGACAAGG aTCCATGGATCAAACAGACAACTACTGAAAAGGCCGCGACAATAGAGACTAATTTTTTGTTAGGATCTGGGGGATCGTCTTCTGGTCGCAAACGCCGAGAGACGACAGTAAGAGATCGTGACATTCTCTTCATCGTAGACAGCAGTGGAAGCATTGATACCCACGAATACAACACTGCCAAAACCGGCTTGGCAAACCTAATCGGCAAAATCTGCGGCAAAATTGGTTTGGGACCGCAGAGTAACAGGGCAGCTCTGATTATCTTCTCAAATAAACCTCAGGAGATTTTTGACTTTGATGATCACGACAATTTGGCTGATGTGCAGGCTGCCATTCGCAACATACCACATATTTCGAGTAGCACCTGTACGGGAGACGCTCTGGAGTACGCTAAGACAATGTTTACCTTGAGTAAAG GAGTTCGACGAGATCGGGATTCTGTCAAAGAAGTGGTAGTCCTCACAGATGGCGGCTCCAACTGTGGAGCTGACGCTGTGACGAAGGCGGCGGAGCTTCAGGAGAGTAAACGTGTGTTCGTCTTCGCTATCGGTGATTTCAGCCCTGCAGGCAGGATAGAAATGGAAGCGATGGCCAGTCACCCGCCTTCAAAACATCTGTTTCACGTGGGATCGTTCTTGCAATTTCAAAACATCGTTGTGACAGTCTTACGCTATCCAAATAACTGTGCCCCTATAGTGATCAATTAA